In the Apium graveolens cultivar Ventura unplaced genomic scaffold, ASM990537v1 ctg4869, whole genome shotgun sequence genome, one interval contains:
- the LOC141702314 gene encoding uncharacterized protein LOC141702314, producing MGRAKLEIAKIENANSRQSTFKKRRAGLMKKAHELSVLCDAEIAIIVFSSTGKLFEFASSSMEHTLARFNKSVESKNSAIEHKGKDVLEVECLKQDIADLQLKNMQLLGKDLTGLGLKELQELEQQLNEGLLSVKDKKEQLLMEELDLSRKKEQEFIMENATLRRKIEWLQSFFPLNAFPESGYLEREVPRNEHEVPRKLSPKRQASLSQNTECQTEDENGEFMMTLFLGPPPDNGQRIRKTSEKDTGTPSGTSHSQIE from the exons ATGGGTCGGGCAAAGCTTGAAATAGCGAAGATTGAAAATGCCAACAGCAGGCAGTCCACTTTTAAGAAGAGAAGGGCTGGTTTAATGAAGAAAGCTCATGAGCTTTCTGTTTTATGTGATGCTGAGATCGCAATTATTGTGTTCTCAAGCACTGGGAAGCTTTTTGAGTTTGCTAGTTCAAG TATGGAGCATACACTTGCACGATTCAACAAATCTGTAGAATCGAAAAATTCTGCAATCGAGCATAAG GGTAAGGATGTTTTAGAAGTGGAATGTCTGAAACAGGACATTGCAGATCTCCAGCTAAAAAATAT GCAGTTATTGGGGAAGGACCTTACTGGCTTGGGCTTGAAAGAATTGCAAGAGTTGGAGCAGCAATTGAATGAAGGGTTATTATCTGTCAAGGACAAGAAG GAGCAACTACTGATGGAGGAACTGGACCTATCTAGGAAAAAG GAACAGGAGTTCATAATGGAAAATGCTACCTTGCGCAGAAAG ATTGAGTGGCTTCAAAGTTTTTTCCCCTTAAATGCGTTCCCAGAGTCAGGCTACCTTGAACGTGAAGTGCCAAGGAATGAGCATGAAGTGCCAAGGAAATTGTCTCCCAAAAGACAAGCATCCTTAAGTCAGAATACAGAGTGTCAAACTGAAGATGAAAATGGAGAGTTTATGATGACCTTATTCCTCGG CCCCCCTCCTGATAATGGTCAAAGGATAAGGAAGACTTCGGAAAAAGACACTGGAACTCCTTCTGGTACTTCCCACAGTCAGATTGAGTAA
- the LOC141702311 gene encoding uncharacterized protein LOC141702311: MGRAKLEIAKIENANSRQSTLKKRKAGLMKKAHELSVLCDAEIAIIVFSSTGKLFEFASSSMEHKLARFNKSVESKNSAIEHKVLGKDVLEVEYLKQDIADLQLKNMKLLGKDLTGLGLKELQELEQQLNEGLLSVKDKKEQLLMEELDLSWKKEQEFIMENATLRRKIEWLQSLFPLNAFPESGYLEREVPRNEHEVPRKLPPKRQASLSQNTECQTEDENGEFMMTLFLGPPPDNGQRKRKTPEKDTRTPSGTSHSQIE, from the exons ATGGGTCGGGCAAAGCTTGAAATAGCGAAGATTGAAAATGCCAACAGCAGGCAGTCCACTTTAAAGAAGAGAAAGGCTGGTTTAATGAAGAAAGCTCATGAGCTTTCTGTTTTATGTGATGCTGAGATCGCAATTATTGTGTTCTCAAGCACTGGGAAGCTTTTTGAGTTTGCTAGTTCAAG TATGGAGCATAAACTTGCACGATTCAACAAATCTGTAGAATCGAAAAATTCTGCAATCGAGCATAAGGTACTG GGTAAGGATGTTTTAGAAGTGGAATATCTGAAACAGGACATTGCAGATCTCCAACTAAAAAATAT GAAGTTATTGGGGAAGGACCTTACTGGCCTGGGCTTGAAAGAATTGCAAGAGTTGGAGCAGCAATTGAATGAAGGGTTATTATCTGTCAAGGACAAGAAG GAGCAACTACTGATGGAGGAACTGGACCTATCTTGGAAAAAG GAACAGGAGTTCATAATGGAAAATGCTACCCTGCGCAGAAAG ATTGAGTGGCTTCAAAGTTTATTCCCCTTAAATGCGTTCCCAGAGTCAGGCTACCTTGAACGTGAAGTGCCAAGGAATGAGCATGAAGTGCCAAGGAAATTGCCTCCCAAAAGACAAGCATCCTTAAGTCAGAATACAGAGTGTCAAACTGAAGATGAAAATGGAGAGTTTATGATGACCTTATTCCTCGG CCCCCCTCCTGATAATGGTCAAAGGAAAAGGAAGACTCCGGAAAAAGACACTAGAACTCCTTCTGGTACTTCCCACAGTCAGATTGAGTAA
- the LOC141702313 gene encoding uncharacterized protein LOC141702313, which yields MCTEDNWDVQQSKAVAHPTRRRPSVPENEVGNIGGGPNLTWMTPILAYIKDGLLSDGKNEARRMRYKASRYVPHGSPHIPYESLALLHVGNRFDWRDAQNKGGGVKYAVIAVDYFMKWAEAEPLATITAKKLKEYVHRAIVCRYGIPYKLVSDQGKQFDIKEIREFCEQLWIQKSFSAVSHPKSNGQIEAVNKIIKHTLKVKLAEKK from the exons ATGTGCACAGAGGATAATTGGGATGTTCAACAAAGTAAGGCTGTAGCTCATCCCACGCGG AGGCGACCTAGTGTGCCCGAGAACGAGGTTGGTAACATTGGTGGTGGTCCCAACCTAACATGGATGACCCCTATCTTGGCCTACATAAAAGATGGATTGCTCTCAGACGGTAAGAATGAGGCAAGAAGGATGAGGTACAAGGCATCCCGCTATGTG CCCCATGGCTCCCCTCACATCCCTTATGAGTCCCTGGCCCTTCTCCATGTGGGGAATAGATTTGATTGGAGAGATGCCCAAAACAAAGGGGGGGGTGTTAAATATGCAGTGATTGCGGTGGATTACTTCATGAAGTGGGCAGAAGCTGAGCCTCTGGCCACTATTACAGCAAAGAAGCTCAAAGAGTATGTGCATAGAGCCATTGTGTGTCGGTATGGCATCCCATACAAGCTGGTCTCTGATCAGGGAAAGCAATTTGATATCAAGGAGATAAGGGAATTCTGTGAGCAGTTGTGGATTCAGAAGAGTTTCAGTGCGGTTAGTCACCCTAAAAGTAATGGGCAGATTGAGGCTGTTAATAAGATCATCAAGCATACCTTGAAGGTAAAGCTGGCGGAGAAGAAATGA